The following are encoded in a window of Geobacter metallireducens GS-15 genomic DNA:
- a CDS encoding MMPL family transporter: MEKNSGTKRFTGLFGFVARHPRLILAVALLLSVLSVIYTKERMEFLTGRDDLMPKNAPFQQDYRAIRAEFGDREEIAVVIESADAAAASRFGERLQEKLAADRTRFREVFFPGGMPFFKEHGLLLMPLEDIRNLRKNFTMAKPVLKELATSPTVQTLFTHLTGRMDAYVAGGGKGGEAELAGITFMLDKLGTGIDAFGGGKKGSFSLEEVFLGGDSALARAGRMQILTVRPVKDPGSFVPAVEAIGAVRKEVKALRALPEFAGVTVGLTGTPVLEYEEMATSERDITIATVLSLALTVVLLLLAFRGFLNVMAAMVTLIVALCVSFGLATLVVGHLNILSMVFAIMLIGIGIEYGIQVVLRYQEELGLGEGELEAISTGLNRNIWAIVMAASTIAAAFFTFVFTDFKGISELGIIAALGVCVCVLATFTVLPAVLVLLAPYRKRKEEEREARAATILARSSRMKALERFLFGHPKTVIGITLILCAASIYPLVQTRFDYNLMNLQAKGLEPVEYAYKLMRSKENSGYFAEVVASSAPEARELTRRLEALPAVDHVVSLATFVPDDQEAKIAELAALRRELADVKPAPYEEDLRVMELPTVFENFRNSVERLKLYLEKEQKPEAKRVGAFLATLDRFFATLEKEKDKNALGMLRDFQGGMLASFPEKIGMFADSLAVTPVTEADIPPQLRKLFVGKSGKYLLQVAPKEEIFEREPLKRFLDQVRSVAPRANGEPVMVYESMTIMRDAYLRAFVYAFAAIVVILFVTFRSVTYTLVGLVPLVVGILLMVGGMWLFGISFNSANIIVMPLILGIAVDSGIYIINRFRREDGDAASVITGSTGLGVVYNTLTIMASFGALMVAHHQGVFSIGAVMSLGMVACQAAFVLVLPAVLTLVKGRDRGPGTRFRSQPIAEATMNGNNSGRDEGFRVDAFARSPVPGPRSRGLSGAVQLAHFFLQERLRPGDRAVDATCGNGHDTLFLAQLVGPQGRVWAFDVQAKALAATEERLAEAGCRDRVALVHGGHERLAEVVTGPVRAVVFNLGFLPGAPRETVTTPETTIAGLEQAAALLLPGGLVTVAVYTGHPGGADEGAAVEDWAAALPPGRFNVWHCRQGNRSGAAPYLLIAERVPA; encoded by the coding sequence ATGGAAAAGAACAGTGGTACGAAACGCTTTACCGGGCTTTTCGGGTTCGTTGCCCGCCACCCGCGGCTGATTCTCGCGGTTGCTCTCCTCCTTTCAGTCCTCTCGGTGATCTACACGAAGGAGCGGATGGAGTTCCTCACGGGCCGGGACGACCTGATGCCGAAGAACGCCCCCTTTCAGCAGGACTATCGAGCCATTCGGGCCGAGTTCGGCGACCGGGAAGAGATCGCGGTCGTCATCGAGAGCGCTGACGCAGCCGCGGCCTCCCGTTTCGGCGAACGGCTCCAGGAGAAGCTGGCCGCGGACCGGACCCGGTTCCGTGAGGTCTTTTTCCCCGGGGGGATGCCGTTTTTCAAGGAGCACGGCCTCCTCCTCATGCCTCTGGAGGATATCCGAAACCTCCGGAAGAACTTTACCATGGCAAAGCCGGTTCTCAAGGAGCTGGCAACATCGCCCACCGTCCAGACCCTCTTTACCCACCTGACCGGCCGGATGGATGCCTACGTGGCCGGTGGCGGGAAGGGGGGGGAGGCTGAGCTGGCCGGCATCACCTTCATGCTCGACAAGCTCGGCACCGGCATTGACGCCTTCGGCGGGGGAAAGAAGGGCTCATTCTCCCTGGAGGAGGTATTCCTCGGGGGGGATTCGGCCCTGGCCCGGGCCGGCCGGATGCAGATCCTGACGGTTCGGCCGGTGAAGGACCCCGGGAGCTTTGTCCCGGCCGTGGAGGCCATCGGCGCGGTGCGCAAGGAGGTCAAAGCCCTCAGGGCGCTCCCCGAGTTTGCCGGGGTGACCGTGGGGCTCACCGGGACCCCGGTCCTCGAATACGAGGAGATGGCCACCAGCGAGCGGGACATCACCATCGCCACCGTCCTCTCCCTGGCCCTCACGGTGGTGCTTCTCCTCCTGGCATTCCGTGGGTTCCTGAACGTCATGGCGGCCATGGTGACCCTCATCGTGGCGCTCTGTGTCTCATTCGGCCTGGCGACCCTGGTGGTGGGGCACCTGAACATCCTCTCCATGGTCTTTGCCATCATGCTGATCGGCATCGGCATCGAGTACGGCATCCAGGTGGTGCTCCGCTACCAGGAGGAACTGGGGCTCGGGGAAGGCGAATTGGAGGCCATCAGTACGGGGCTCAACCGCAACATTTGGGCCATCGTCATGGCCGCCTCCACCATTGCCGCGGCCTTTTTCACCTTCGTCTTCACTGATTTCAAGGGAATCTCAGAGCTGGGTATCATCGCAGCGCTGGGGGTCTGCGTCTGCGTCCTGGCCACCTTTACGGTCCTGCCGGCGGTCCTGGTACTTCTGGCGCCGTACCGCAAGCGCAAGGAGGAGGAGCGGGAGGCCCGGGCCGCAACCATTCTTGCCCGCTCTTCCCGGATGAAGGCCCTGGAGCGGTTCCTCTTCGGCCACCCGAAGACGGTCATCGGGATTACCCTCATCCTTTGCGCCGCGTCCATCTATCCCCTGGTCCAGACACGGTTCGACTACAACCTCATGAACCTCCAGGCCAAGGGGCTGGAGCCGGTGGAGTATGCCTACAAGCTGATGCGGAGCAAGGAGAATTCGGGCTACTTCGCCGAGGTCGTGGCCTCGTCCGCCCCGGAGGCCCGTGAGCTGACCCGGCGCCTCGAAGCGCTCCCCGCCGTTGACCATGTGGTAAGCCTCGCCACCTTTGTCCCCGATGACCAGGAGGCGAAGATTGCAGAGCTGGCTGCCCTGCGGCGCGAGCTGGCCGACGTGAAGCCCGCCCCCTACGAGGAGGACCTGCGGGTCATGGAGCTCCCCACGGTCTTCGAGAACTTCAGAAACTCCGTGGAGCGGTTGAAGCTTTACCTGGAAAAGGAACAGAAACCCGAAGCAAAGCGGGTCGGCGCCTTCCTGGCCACCCTCGACCGTTTCTTTGCGACCCTTGAAAAGGAGAAGGACAAAAACGCCCTCGGGATGCTGCGGGACTTCCAGGGGGGAATGCTCGCTTCCTTCCCGGAGAAGATCGGGATGTTTGCCGACAGCCTCGCCGTCACCCCGGTGACCGAGGCGGATATCCCGCCCCAGCTTCGGAAACTGTTTGTGGGGAAAAGCGGGAAATACCTCCTCCAGGTGGCCCCCAAGGAGGAGATTTTCGAGCGGGAGCCCCTGAAACGCTTCCTGGACCAGGTGCGGAGCGTGGCACCCCGGGCCAACGGCGAACCGGTCATGGTCTACGAGTCCATGACCATCATGCGCGACGCTTACCTGCGGGCCTTTGTCTACGCCTTTGCCGCCATCGTGGTGATCCTCTTCGTCACCTTCCGGAGCGTCACCTACACCCTCGTGGGGCTCGTTCCCCTCGTGGTGGGGATCCTTCTCATGGTGGGGGGGATGTGGCTTTTCGGGATCAGCTTCAACTCCGCCAACATCATCGTCATGCCCCTCATCCTCGGCATCGCCGTGGACTCCGGCATCTACATCATCAACCGTTTCCGCCGCGAGGACGGCGACGCCGCCTCGGTCATCACGGGCAGCACCGGCCTGGGGGTCGTCTACAACACCCTTACCATCATGGCGAGCTTTGGCGCCCTCATGGTGGCCCACCACCAGGGAGTATTCTCCATCGGCGCGGTCATGAGCCTCGGGATGGTGGCCTGCCAGGCGGCCTTCGTGCTGGTGCTTCCGGCGGTTTTGACGCTGGTCAAGGGCCGGGACCGGGGACCGGGGACCAGGTTTAGAAGCCAACCGATTGCAGAGGCGACGATGAACGGAAATAATTCAGGAAGAGACGAAGGTTTCAGGGTTGATGCCTTTGCCCGGTCCCCGGTCCCTGGTCCCCGGTCCCGGGGACTTTCCGGCGCCGTGCAGTTGGCGCATTTCTTTCTCCAGGAACGCCTGAGGCCGGGTGACCGGGCCGTGGACGCCACCTGCGGCAACGGCCACGATACCCTCTTCCTGGCGCAGTTGGTGGGGCCGCAAGGGCGGGTGTGGGCCTTCGACGTCCAGGCAAAGGCCCTGGCCGCCACGGAAGAGCGTCTCGCCGAGGCTGGTTGCCGTGATCGGGTCGCGCTCGTTCACGGCGGTCACGAGCGCCTTGCCGAGGTGGTCACCGGTCCGGTCCGGGCCGTGGTCTTCAATCTGGGATTTCTCCCCGGTGCCCCCCGGGAGACCGTCACCACCCCCGAGACCACCATTGCCGGCCTGGAGCAGGCTGCGGCGCTCCTCCTCCCCGGGGGGCTCGTAACCGTCGCGGTCTACACGGGGCATCCCGGTGGCGCCGACGAGGGGGCCGCCGTCGAGGATTGGGCAGCGGCCCTTCCCCCCGGCCGGTTCAACGTCTGGCACTGCCGCCAGGGGAACCGGTCCGGAGCGGCTCCCTATCTCCTGATCGCCGAGCGGGTTCCCGCGTAG
- the shc gene encoding squalene--hopene cyclase, translating to MKISKHPISHALTSFNETAKETKEEPQKKRGGKVHHLPASIWKKRDVETTSPLDQAIKRSQEFFLREQLPAGYWWAELESNVTITAEYVILFHFMGLVNRDKDRKMATYLLSKQTEEGCWCIWHGGPGDLSTTIEAYFALKLAGYPADHPAMQKARTFILGKGGILKARVFTKIFLALFGEFSWLGVPSMPIEMMLLPNGFTFNLYEFSSWSRATIIPLSIVMAERPVRKLPPWARVQELYVRPPRPMDYTFTKEDGILTWKNIFIGIDHILKVYEASPIRPGMKKAMAIAEQWVLDHQEPTGDWGGIQPAMLNSVLALHCLGYANDHPAVAKGLQALANFCIESDDEIVLQSCISPVWDTALALMAMVDSEVPTDHPALVKAAQWLLDREVRKVGDWKIKAPNLEPGGWAFEFQNDWYPDVDDSGIVMMAIKDVKVKDSKAKAEAIQRGIAWCIGMQSKNGGWGAFDKDNTKHILNKIPFADLEALIDPPTADLTGRMLELMGTFGYPKDHPAAVRALQFVKENQEPDGPWWGRWGVNYIYGTWSVLCGLKAYGEDMGQPYVRKAVEWLAAHQNPDGGWGECCESYCDQKLAGTGPSTASQTGWALLSMLAAGDVDHPAVARGIRYLIETQQPDGTWDEDQFTGTGFPKYFMIKYHIYRNCFPLMAMGRYRALKGHKG from the coding sequence ATGAAGATTTCCAAGCATCCCATTTCACACGCACTCACCTCCTTCAACGAAACAGCGAAAGAGACAAAAGAGGAGCCGCAGAAGAAACGGGGGGGCAAGGTCCACCACCTCCCCGCCTCCATCTGGAAAAAGCGGGACGTGGAAACCACGAGCCCCCTCGACCAGGCCATCAAACGGAGCCAGGAGTTCTTTTTGCGGGAGCAACTCCCCGCCGGGTACTGGTGGGCGGAGCTGGAGTCCAACGTCACCATCACCGCCGAGTACGTCATCCTCTTCCACTTCATGGGGCTGGTGAACCGGGACAAAGATCGGAAGATGGCTACCTATCTCCTCTCCAAGCAGACCGAGGAGGGGTGCTGGTGCATCTGGCACGGAGGGCCGGGCGACCTCTCCACCACCATCGAAGCATACTTCGCCCTGAAGCTGGCCGGCTACCCCGCCGACCATCCGGCCATGCAGAAGGCCCGCACGTTCATTCTCGGGAAAGGGGGCATCCTCAAGGCACGGGTCTTCACCAAGATCTTCCTGGCCCTCTTCGGCGAATTCTCCTGGCTGGGGGTCCCCTCCATGCCCATCGAGATGATGCTCCTTCCCAACGGCTTCACCTTCAACCTCTATGAGTTCTCCAGCTGGTCCCGGGCGACCATTATTCCGCTCTCCATCGTCATGGCCGAGCGGCCGGTGCGCAAGCTCCCCCCCTGGGCGAGGGTGCAGGAACTCTACGTGCGGCCGCCGCGCCCCATGGACTACACCTTCACCAAGGAAGACGGGATCCTTACCTGGAAGAACATCTTCATCGGCATCGACCATATCCTCAAGGTCTATGAGGCGAGCCCCATCCGCCCCGGCATGAAGAAGGCCATGGCCATTGCCGAACAGTGGGTGCTGGACCACCAGGAGCCCACCGGCGACTGGGGCGGCATCCAGCCGGCCATGCTCAACTCGGTTCTGGCCCTCCATTGCCTCGGCTACGCTAACGACCACCCGGCCGTTGCCAAGGGGCTTCAGGCCCTGGCCAACTTCTGCATCGAGAGCGACGACGAGATCGTCCTCCAATCCTGCATCTCGCCGGTATGGGACACGGCCCTGGCCCTCATGGCCATGGTCGACTCCGAAGTTCCCACCGATCACCCGGCCCTGGTGAAAGCCGCCCAGTGGCTCCTGGACCGGGAAGTCCGCAAGGTTGGCGACTGGAAAATCAAGGCCCCCAACCTGGAGCCGGGGGGATGGGCCTTCGAGTTCCAGAACGACTGGTACCCGGACGTGGACGACTCGGGGATCGTCATGATGGCCATCAAGGATGTGAAGGTGAAGGACTCGAAGGCCAAGGCGGAGGCGATCCAGCGCGGCATTGCCTGGTGCATCGGCATGCAGAGCAAGAACGGCGGCTGGGGAGCCTTCGACAAGGACAACACCAAGCATATCCTCAACAAGATTCCCTTCGCCGACCTGGAGGCCCTCATCGACCCCCCCACGGCGGATCTTACCGGCCGGATGCTGGAGTTGATGGGAACCTTCGGCTACCCCAAGGACCACCCGGCCGCGGTGCGGGCGCTCCAGTTCGTCAAGGAGAACCAGGAACCGGACGGCCCCTGGTGGGGACGCTGGGGGGTCAACTACATCTACGGCACCTGGTCGGTGCTCTGCGGCCTCAAGGCCTATGGCGAAGACATGGGACAGCCTTACGTCCGCAAGGCCGTTGAATGGCTCGCCGCCCACCAGAACCCCGACGGCGGCTGGGGTGAGTGCTGCGAATCCTACTGCGATCAGAAGCTGGCCGGCACCGGCCCAAGCACCGCCTCCCAGACGGGATGGGCACTCCTCTCCATGCTCGCCGCAGGCGACGTGGACCACCCGGCCGTGGCCCGGGGGATCCGGTACCTGATCGAGACCCAGCAACCCGATGGGACCTGGGACGAGGACCAGTTCACCGGAACCGGCTTCCCAAAATACTTCATGATCAAGTATCATATCTACCGGAACTGCTTTCCGCTCATGGCCATGGGACGCTACCGGGCGCTGAAGGGCCACAAGGGATAA
- the hpnA gene encoding hopanoid-associated sugar epimerase — MKVFVTGATGFIGASIARELLKDGCHVRVLARPGSDRRNLDGLDVEVCEGDLCSPESLDRGVKGCEVLYHAAADYRLWTRNPAAMYAANVEGTRHVLDAALRHGVSRVVYTSSVGTLGNPGDGTPGTEATPVTFADMVGDYKKSKFLAEREAETFLARGLPLVIVNPSTPVGPHDVKPTPTGKIIVDFLNRAMPAYLDTGLNIIDVEDCAQGHILAAQHGRIGEKYILGHENLTLRQIFSLLETVTGLAAPKVRLPYLPILAAAYANEALSRITGREPLIPLAGVQMARKFMYFDSSKAVKELGLPQRPAVEALGRAVEWFRANGYVR; from the coding sequence ATGAAGGTTTTCGTTACCGGCGCAACCGGCTTCATAGGCGCTAGCATAGCAAGGGAACTGCTGAAGGACGGCTGCCATGTCAGGGTTCTGGCCCGGCCCGGCTCCGACAGGCGCAATCTCGATGGCCTCGATGTGGAAGTGTGCGAGGGGGACCTCTGTTCCCCGGAATCCCTGGACCGGGGGGTCAAGGGGTGCGAGGTCCTCTACCACGCCGCGGCCGACTACCGCCTCTGGACCCGCAACCCCGCCGCCATGTACGCCGCCAACGTGGAGGGAACCCGCCACGTCCTGGACGCGGCCCTGCGGCACGGGGTATCCCGGGTCGTCTACACGAGCAGCGTCGGGACCCTGGGAAATCCCGGCGACGGCACCCCCGGCACGGAAGCCACCCCCGTCACCTTCGCCGACATGGTGGGGGACTACAAGAAAAGCAAATTTCTGGCGGAACGGGAGGCTGAGACGTTCCTGGCCCGGGGACTCCCCCTGGTCATCGTGAATCCCTCGACCCCGGTGGGCCCCCACGACGTGAAACCGACTCCCACCGGAAAGATCATCGTCGATTTCCTCAACCGCGCCATGCCCGCCTACCTGGACACGGGGCTCAACATCATCGACGTTGAGGACTGCGCCCAGGGACACATCCTGGCGGCTCAGCACGGCAGAATCGGCGAGAAGTACATCCTCGGCCACGAGAATCTGACGTTGCGGCAGATATTCTCTCTCCTCGAAACGGTTACGGGACTCGCAGCGCCGAAGGTGCGCCTCCCCTACTTACCTATCCTCGCAGCCGCCTACGCAAACGAGGCCCTGTCGCGGATCACCGGCAGGGAGCCCCTCATCCCGCTGGCAGGGGTGCAGATGGCCAGAAAATTCATGTATTTCGATTCGTCCAAGGCGGTGAAGGAACTGGGGCTTCCCCAGCGCCCGGCCGTCGAAGCCCTGGGGCGTGCGGTGGAATGGTTCCGCGCCAACGGATATGTACGGTAA
- the dxs gene encoding 1-deoxy-D-xylulose-5-phosphate synthase produces the protein MYKLLDTITGPADLKNIPREELPGLADEIRRFLIETVSQTGGHLASNLGAVELSVALHYCFDSPADKLIWDVGHQAYTHKILTGRRESFHTQRQYKGISGFPKRSESPHDAFGAGHSSTSISAGLGMAAAQDLKGSGSRAIAVIGDGSLTGGMAYEALNQAGHLKKNLIVVLNDNEMSISQNVGAFSSFVSRKMTGSDFRKLKKEMQGLLENIPAIGKDILHFARRAENSLKGFLTPGMLFEALGFDYIGPIPGHDLPQLLEVFENVKGLEGPVLVHVMTTKGKGYQPAEENPAAFHGVGPFDVATGKTTGGKPGAASYTGVFGATLVKLAEEDEKIIAITAAMPDGTGLTPFAKRFPERFFDVGIAEQHALTFAAGLAADGFRPVTAIYSTFLQRAYDQVFHDVCLQKLPVTMALDRGGLVGDDGPTHHGTFDLSYLRHLPEMTLMAPKDENELQHMLKTAIYAGRPVALRYPRGAGYGLPLDQTIQSLEIGRGELLTEGDDVAIVAIGSTVYPAQEAAKLLEARGIRATVVNARFVKPLDRELILGAARRTGCIVTVEENALQGGFGSAVLELLADEGMTDVRAKRIGIPDRFIEQGPQPQLRKDLGLDGAGIAATVEAFLTAKGQAALSLVK, from the coding sequence ATGTACAAGCTGCTCGACACCATAACCGGCCCGGCCGATCTCAAGAATATTCCCCGGGAGGAGCTCCCGGGGCTGGCAGATGAAATCCGCCGGTTTCTCATCGAGACAGTGTCGCAAACGGGCGGCCATCTGGCCTCGAACCTGGGGGCAGTGGAGCTCTCCGTCGCCCTCCACTACTGCTTCGACTCCCCGGCCGACAAGCTCATCTGGGACGTGGGGCACCAGGCCTACACCCACAAGATCCTCACGGGTCGGCGCGAAAGCTTCCACACCCAGCGCCAGTACAAGGGGATCAGCGGCTTCCCCAAGCGGAGCGAGTCACCCCACGACGCCTTCGGGGCCGGCCACTCCTCCACCTCCATCTCGGCGGGGCTCGGCATGGCCGCGGCACAGGATCTGAAGGGGAGCGGCAGCCGGGCCATCGCGGTGATCGGCGACGGCTCCCTCACCGGCGGCATGGCCTATGAGGCCCTCAACCAGGCGGGGCACCTGAAGAAAAACCTGATCGTGGTCCTGAACGACAACGAGATGTCCATCTCCCAAAACGTGGGGGCCTTCTCCTCGTTCGTCTCCCGCAAGATGACCGGCAGCGACTTCCGCAAGCTGAAGAAGGAGATGCAGGGCCTTCTGGAGAACATCCCGGCCATCGGGAAGGACATCCTCCACTTCGCCCGCCGGGCCGAAAACTCCCTCAAGGGGTTCCTCACCCCGGGGATGCTCTTCGAGGCCCTGGGCTTCGACTACATCGGCCCGATTCCTGGACACGACCTGCCGCAGCTCCTGGAGGTCTTCGAGAACGTGAAGGGGCTCGAAGGGCCGGTGCTCGTCCACGTCATGACCACCAAGGGGAAGGGGTACCAGCCGGCCGAGGAGAACCCGGCCGCCTTCCACGGGGTCGGCCCCTTCGACGTGGCCACGGGCAAGACCACCGGCGGCAAGCCGGGGGCGGCATCCTACACCGGGGTCTTCGGCGCGACCCTCGTGAAGCTGGCCGAGGAGGACGAGAAGATCATCGCCATCACTGCGGCCATGCCCGACGGCACCGGCCTCACCCCCTTCGCGAAACGGTTCCCGGAACGCTTCTTCGACGTGGGAATTGCCGAGCAGCACGCCCTCACCTTTGCGGCGGGCCTCGCCGCCGACGGGTTTCGGCCCGTGACGGCCATCTACTCCACCTTCCTCCAGCGGGCCTACGACCAGGTATTCCATGATGTCTGCCTCCAGAAACTGCCGGTGACCATGGCCCTGGACCGGGGGGGGCTCGTGGGTGACGACGGCCCCACCCACCACGGCACCTTCGACCTCTCGTACCTGCGGCACCTGCCGGAGATGACCCTCATGGCCCCCAAGGACGAGAACGAGCTCCAGCACATGCTGAAGACCGCCATCTACGCCGGCCGCCCCGTGGCGCTCCGCTACCCCCGTGGTGCCGGGTATGGACTTCCCCTTGACCAGACTATCCAGTCCCTGGAGATCGGCCGGGGCGAGCTTCTGACTGAAGGGGACGATGTCGCCATCGTGGCCATCGGTTCCACGGTCTATCCGGCCCAGGAGGCAGCGAAGCTCCTGGAAGCTAGGGGGATCCGGGCAACGGTGGTCAACGCCCGCTTCGTGAAACCCCTTGACCGGGAGCTCATCCTCGGCGCGGCACGGCGGACCGGGTGCATCGTCACCGTGGAGGAGAACGCCCTCCAGGGAGGCTTCGGGAGCGCCGTCCTGGAGTTGCTGGCGGACGAAGGGATGACCGATGTGCGGGCCAAGCGGATCGGTATCCCCGACCGCTTCATCGAGCAGGGGCCCCAACCCCAGCTTCGCAAGGATCTGGGCCTGGACGGCGCCGGCATCGCCGCCACCGTCGAGGCATTTCTGACTGCAAAAGGACAAGCGGCGCTGTCGCTGGTGAAATAA
- the hpnH gene encoding adenosyl-hopene transferase HpnH yields the protein MRFPLKLNADLTKYIISNKVKKIEKFPLVLMLEPTHLCNLACSGCGRIREYADTIQQMMSLEECLRSVDECPAPVVTITGGEPFLYSHIYELIPAVLNRGKHVYLCTNGLLLEKALENIKVHPNFYLNVHMDGLEETHDRILERKGTFKIAIEGIKKAKAMGFRVCTNTTIFKDTDLVEIEMLFSLLTDLGVDGILVAPGFDYEAVGENLFLQRREIEKKFEEVYRMSKRFRFWSTPMYLRFLKGEKKLDCTPWGNPTRNPLGWKAPCYLITDTHYPTFREMMEKTDWDKYGVGKDPRCAQCMMHCGFEPTVVSEIGKSWKDILEMAIWNMS from the coding sequence ATGCGTTTTCCCCTGAAATTGAACGCTGACCTCACGAAGTACATCATTTCCAACAAGGTGAAGAAGATCGAGAAGTTCCCCCTGGTCCTCATGCTCGAACCGACCCACCTCTGCAACCTGGCCTGCTCCGGCTGCGGCCGCATCCGGGAATACGCCGACACCATCCAGCAGATGATGAGCCTGGAGGAGTGCCTCCGCTCGGTGGACGAATGCCCGGCGCCGGTAGTCACCATCACCGGCGGCGAGCCGTTCCTCTACAGCCACATCTACGAGCTGATCCCGGCAGTCCTCAACCGCGGCAAGCACGTCTACCTCTGCACCAACGGCCTGCTGCTGGAAAAGGCCCTGGAGAACATCAAGGTTCACCCCAACTTCTATCTCAACGTCCACATGGACGGCCTCGAAGAGACCCACGACCGGATCCTTGAACGGAAGGGAACCTTCAAGATCGCCATCGAGGGGATCAAAAAGGCCAAGGCCATGGGGTTCCGGGTCTGCACCAACACCACCATCTTCAAGGACACGGACCTGGTGGAGATCGAGATGCTCTTCTCCCTTCTGACCGACCTGGGGGTGGACGGCATCCTGGTGGCGCCGGGGTTCGATTACGAAGCTGTGGGGGAGAACCTCTTCCTGCAGCGGCGGGAAATCGAGAAAAAATTCGAGGAAGTCTACCGGATGAGCAAGCGGTTCCGCTTCTGGTCAACCCCCATGTATCTCCGCTTCCTCAAGGGGGAAAAGAAGCTCGACTGCACCCCGTGGGGAAACCCGACCCGCAACCCCCTCGGCTGGAAGGCCCCCTGTTACCTCATCACCGACACCCACTACCCCACCTTCCGGGAGATGATGGAGAAGACCGATTGGGACAAGTACGGCGTGGGGAAAGACCCCCGCTGCGCCCAGTGCATGATGCACTGCGGCTTCGAACCCACGGTGGTTTCCGAGATCGGGAAGAGCTGGAAGGATATTCTTGAGATGGCCATCTGGAACATGAGTTGA